From a single Nicotiana tomentosiformis chromosome 2, ASM39032v3, whole genome shotgun sequence genomic region:
- the LOC104087979 gene encoding tubulin beta-8 chain-like, with product MREILHIQGGQCGNQIGAKFWEVVCAEHGIDSTGAYHGESDIQLERVNVYYNEASCGRFVPRAVLMDLEPGTMDSVRSGPYGQIFRPDNFVFGQSGAGNNWAKGHYTEGAELIDSVLDVVRKEAENCDCLQGFQVCHSLGGGTGSGMGTLLISKIREEYPDRMMLTFSVFPSPKVSDTVVEPYNATLSVHQLVENADECMVLDNEALYDICFRTLKLTTPSFGDLNHLISATMSGVTCCLRFPGQLNSDLRKLAVNLIPFPRLHFFMVGFAPLTSRGSQQYRALSVPELTQQMWDAKNMMCAADPRHGRYLTASAMFRGKMSTKEVDEQMLNVQNKNSSYFVEWIPNNVKSTVCDIPPTGLKMASTFIGNSTSIQEMFRRVSEQFTAMFRRKAFLHWYTGEGMDEMEFTEAESNMNDLVSEYQQYQDAVADEDEGYEEEEEAYHD from the exons ATGCGTGAAATCCTCCATATTCAAGGTGGCCAATGCGGCAACCAAATTGGGGCCAAGTTCTGGGAGGTTGTGTGCGCGGAACACGGGATTGATTCCACCGGCGCGTACCATGGGGAATCGGATATCCAACTTGAGAGGGTAAATGTCTATTATAATGAGGCGAGTTGTGGGCGTTTCGTACCTCGTGCTGTTCTTATGGATTTAGAGCCTGGTACTATGGACAGTGTTAGATCTGGGCCTTATGGTCAGATTTTTAGGCCTGATAACTTTGTTTTCGGTCAGTCTGGTGCTGGGAATAATTGGGCTAAGGGTCATTACACTGAGGGCGCTGAGTTGATTGATTCGGTTCTCGATGTTGTTCGTAAAGAAGCTGAGAATTGTGATTGTCTACAAG GGTTTCAGGTGTGCCATTCCCTGGGAGGAGGGACTGGGTCTGGAATGGGGACACTTCTCATTTCAAAGATAAGAGAGGAATACCCAGACAGGATGATGCTAACATTCTCTGTTTTCCCATCTCCAAAGGTCTCGGACACTGTTGTAGAGCCTTACAATGCGACATTGTCTGTTCATCAGCTTGTGGAGAATGCAGATGAGTGCATGGTTCTTGATAATGAGGCACTCTATGACATTTGTTTCCGTACCCTCAAACTTACAACTCCTAGCT TTGGTGATCTGAATCACTTAATATCTGCAACCATGTCCGGAGTTACTTGCTGCCTCAGATTCCCTGGCCAGCTTAACTCTGATCTGCGGAAACTTGCTGTGAATCTCATTCCTTTCCCCCGTCTTCACTTTTTCATGGTTGGGTTTGCTCCACTTACCTCACGTGGTTCACAACAGTACCGAGCTTTATCTGTCCCTGAGCTCACTCAGCAAATGTGGGATGCAAAGAACATGATGTGTGCTGCTGACCCTAGGCATGGCCGCTATTTGACAGCATCAGCTATGTTTAGGGGGAAGATGAGCACCAAGGAAGTTGATGAGCAGATGCTTAATGTGCAGAACAAAAATTCTTCCTACTTCGTTGAGTGGATCCCCAACAATGTCAAATCAACTGTCTGTGATATTCCACCAACTGGTCTGAAGATGGCATCAACTTTCATTggaaactcaacatcaattcaAGAGATGTTCCGTCGTGTCAGCGAGCAATTCACAGCCATGTTTAGGAGGAAGGCTTTCTTGCACTGGTACACTGGGGAAGGAATGGACGAGATGGAGTTCACTGAGGCAGAGAGTAACATGAATGATCTGGTCTCAGAGTACCAGCAGTACCAAGATGCAGTAGCAGATGAGGATGAAGGAtatgaggaggaagaagaagcaTATCATGACTAG
- the LOC104087977 gene encoding uncharacterized protein, with the protein MELTIFLVFSLLIHGALGNGEIVCEDLSVGKCAYSVASSGKRCTLETYESSEGTRGYQCKTSEVVVAINGIANWIESDECISACGANRDSVGISSDYLLESSFTSKLCSQECYQKCPNIVDLYYNLALGEGVYLPAFCKGKKLNGRREMSQIQSSGAALAPASDGYGGGYGRQLTEGPAASTGYGSGYGRQSSEGPAASPAITFDDMEAVAPW; encoded by the exons ATGGAGCTCACTATCTTCCTTGTTTTCTCACTTCTCATCCATGGAGCTCTTGGTAATG GAGAAATTGTATGTGAAGATTTGTCAGTAGGAAAGTGTGCCTACTCAGTTGCTTCCTCAGGGAAAAGATGCACTTTGGAGACTTATGAATCAAGTGAGGGAACAAGAGGATACCAATGCAAGACCTCAGAGGTAGTAGTGGCTATTAATGGAATAGCAAATTGGATTGAAAGTGATGAGTGCATAAGTGCTTGTGGAGCTAATAGAGACTCTGTTGGCATTTCTTCTGATTATCTTCTTGAATCAAGTTTCACCTCTAAGCTTTGCTCCCAAGAATGTTACCAAAAGTGCCCAAACATTGTTGATCTTTACTACAACTTGGCTTTGGGAGAAG GGGTATATTTGCCAGCATTTTGTAAGGGGAAAAAATTAAACGGACGCCGTGAAATGAGCCAAATCCAAAGTTCAGGTGCAGCGTTGGCACCAGCCTCCGACGGATATGGTGGCGGATATGGCCGTCAATTGACTGAAGGCCCCGCCGCCAGTACTGGATACGGCAGCGGATATGGCCGTCAGTCGAGTGAAGGCCCTGCCGCAAGTCCTGCCATCACATTCGATGATATGGAGGCTGTTGCTCCTTGGTGA